In a single window of the Balearica regulorum gibbericeps isolate bBalReg1 chromosome 7, bBalReg1.pri, whole genome shotgun sequence genome:
- the TBC1D12 gene encoding TBC1 domain family member 12 isoform X4 yields MYKPPPPSARRKNIEFEPLSTTALILEDRPANLPAKSVEEALRHRQEYDEMVAEAKKREIKEAHKRKKIMRERFKQEENIASAMVIWVNEILPNWEGMRATRRVRELWWQGLPPSVRGKVWSLAVGNELNITPELYEIFLSRAKERWKSFSETSSENDIEDAGASVADREASLELIKLDISRTFPSLYIFQKGGPYHDLLHSVLGAYTCYRPDVGYVQGMSFIAAVLILNLEEADAFIAFANLLNKPCQLAFFRVDHSMMLKYFAAFEVFFEENLPKLFLHFKSYNLTPDIYLIDWIFTLYSKSLPLDLACRVWDVFCRDGEEFLFRTGLGILRLYEDILLQMDFIHIAQFLTKLPEDITSEKLFSCIAAIQMQNSNKKWAQVFASLMKDSKEADKNHSPALKS; encoded by the exons ATGTATAAACCTCCACCCCCATCAGCAAGACGTAAAAATATTGAATTTGAACCACTTTCAACTACTGCTTTGATTCTGGAGGATCGACCAGC aaatcttCCTGCCAAATCAGTGGAGGAGGCTTTACGTCACCGACAAGAATATGATGAGATGGTGGCAGAGGCAAAAAAACGAG aaattaaagaagcacataaaaggaaaaaaataatgagagagCGTTTCAAGCAAGAAGAGAATATCGCTAGTGCTATGGTGATTTGGGTCAATGAAATACTACCTAACTGGGAAGGCAT GCGTGCTACGCGAAGAGTTCGAGAGCTGTGGTGGCAGGGATTACCCCCAAGTGTACGTGGGAAGGTTTGGAGTCTAGCTGTGGGAAACGAATTAAATATCACTCCTG aacTTTATGAAATCTTCTTGTCAAGAGCTAAGGAACGATGGAAGAGCTTCAGTGAGACAAGTTCTGAGAATGACATAGAAG ATGCAGGTGCATCTGTTGCTGATCGCGAGGCCAGTCTGGAGCTAATTAAGTTGGATATATCACGCACATTTCCATCCctgtatatttttcagaag GGTGGTCCTTATCATGATCTCCTGCATAGTGTTTTAGGAGCATATACGTGTTACAGACCGGATGTGGGATAT GTACAAGGGATGTCCTTCATTGCTGCTGTGCTCATTCTCAATCTGGAAGAGGCAGATGCTTTCATTGCCTTTGCTAACCTTCTAAACAAGCCATGCCAGCTGGCCTTTTTCCGTGTGGATCACAGCATG ATGCTGAAATACTTTGCAGCCTTTGAAGtattctttgaagaaaatcttcccaaattgtttcttcatttcaaatcaTACAATCTTACTCCAGACATATATTTGATAGACTG GATTTTTACACTCTACAGCAAGTCATTACCACTTGATCTGGCCTGTCGTGTCTGGGACGTTTTCTGTAGAGATGGAGAAGAATTTTTGTTTAGGACAGGGTTAGGAATCCTTCGGTTATATGAAGATATTCTCCTACAGATGGACTTTATTCATATAGCACAGTTTCTAACAAAACTTCCAGAAGACATTAcatcagaaaagctttttagtTGTATTGCAGCTATTCAGATGCAGAATAGTAACAAAAAATGGGCACAG GTGTTTGCCTCACTGATGAAGGACAGCAAAGAAGCGGACAAGAACCATAGCCCGGCACTGAAAAGCTAA